The Nitrosarchaeum sp. genomic sequence AGGTGACGTTCCTTACTATGTGTTGGGTCCTTTGGTGACTGATGTTGCTTCAGGGCATGATCATATTGCAAGTGCTATTGGTGCTGCAGTTTCTGCAAGTGAAGGCGTTGATCTATTGTGTTATCTTACTCCTTCTGAACATCTTGCATTGCCTAATACTGACGAAGTAAAGGCTGGTCTAATTGCATATAGAATTGCAGCACATGCAGCTGATTTGGTGAAACTTCGAGAAAAGGCAATAAAATGGGATATGGCAATGACTGAAGCTCGTAGAACACTGGATTGGGAAAAACAAATTGCATTATCTATTGATCCTGAAGAGGCAGCTAAGATTCATAGTAGAACTGGACAACGCCCTGGAAATAATGTTCCTTGTACAATGTGTGGCGGAGCATGTGTCTATGTTATGTTACCTCAACAAAGAAAATACGATAAAGAAGAAAAATTACAACAGATTTAGTAATACTTTTTCAAGACTGGGAACTGAATTATAATTTTTTAATTCGTCTACTGCTATCCATAAATATTCTGAATTTTCCCAATTTAGTTTTATTTCTGGATTTTTTGCTTCAAATAAAAATGGAAATATTTCCCACTCATGATTTTCATATTGCGGTGAATTTATTCTGAGTTTTCCTGCAGATTTTATTAATTTTATTTTATCTTCTGTAATACCTGTTTCTTCAAAAATCTCTATTTTTGCTCGTGTTAAAGGAGATTCGTTTTTTTCAATGATGCCGCTAATTCCTGCCCATAATCCTTTCATAGTTTTTACTTTATCGCTTCTTTTTAGAATGAGTATTTTTTGTTCATCTTTAATAAAAGATGTAACAATTTTGGTTGCACGCATTTTTCTTATTTTTCAACTGCATGTACCATTTTTGTCAATTTTTTATAAGAATCTTCCAGATTTGTATTTGCAGAGAGTTTTTCTTGACAATTTTTAATGTAATCTATTACTTCTTCTGTCTTTGATTCTTGTACTGCTGTCAGTAGTCTACCTATGTCTTTCCAAAGTTCTTCTGCAACCCTTCTAATTTCAGGATTTGCAATAATTGTTTCAATTAATTCTGGAGATTCTGTCATTATGCTTTCAGCAAGTATCTTTTGAACTCTGAATGTAGTTCCTGACATTTTTTCAGTTAATGACATCTTTTCATCTTTTGAAATAATATTTGCAAATACGAGATTCATCAAATGTGTTAATCCTAAAATAACTGCAATTTTTTTATCATGCTCAACTGCATCGATTGTTACAAAATTTGCTCCATCAAAAAGTTCTTTTACCACTGCCAATTCTTTTTTTGCATCTTTAATTGGAACTGAAATTATGTTTTGCCCTTTGATAGATTTTGCTCCAGGACCAAACATGGGATGAATACATATTGGATTAATTTTTGCAGGCATTTTTGATAATGATGTTACTACTTTGGATTTTTCTGATGATATTTCAATTAGATATGTTCCTCTTTTCATCTCTTTTGCAATTAATCTAATTATTTCTGGTGTTCTTCTTGTAGGAGTACACAACACAACATAATCTGCTTTTAAGATACCTCCTACTAGGGAATCTGATTGGATTATTCCTTTTCCTTGTATTTTATTTTCGCTATCGTAACCCGTAACTTCAAAGTCGTTTGCTAGAAAATATTTTGCAAACCATTGTCCCATTTGACCTCCAATTCCAATTATTGTAATTTTCTTCTTCATTGCTTATCTCTCAACATATTACCAAGTATATTCATTCCCTCCATTAGTATTTTTTCGTCTTGACATGCCGATAATCTAATGAAATTCTTGAATTCTCCAAAACCCTCTCCAGGTGCAACAGCTAATCCTTTTTCTAAAAGACTGTTTGCAAATTGTACTCCATTAAAACCATCTTGATTGATGCGAGCAAATAGATACATTGCCCCATCTGGAGTAACAAAGTCCAAACTCATCTTTTTTGCCTTTTCAACCAATACATTTAGTCTGGTTTGTACTGTATTAGTATTATCTGATATGTCTGCCTCTAATGCTTTCATGGCAATATATTGAATAGGTTCAGATACATTTGTCAGGCAAAGAGCTTCTAATTTTGATAATTTTTCTATAATTTCTGGTCTTGAAATAGCATATCCTATCCTAAATCCAGTCATTGCATGTGATTTTGAAAATGATTGTGTGATGATACTTTTATCGTAATTATAACAAAGTATGCTTTTCCATTTTTTGTATGCATATTGAGAATAAATTTCATCACTTAAAATGTACAAGTTATTTTTTATTGCTATCCTTACAATTTCATCTT encodes the following:
- a CDS encoding NUDIX domain-containing protein, with the translated sequence MRATKIVTSFIKDEQKILILKRSDKVKTMKGLWAGISGIIEKNESPLTRAKIEIFEETGITEDKIKLIKSAGKLRINSPQYENHEWEIFPFLFEAKNPEIKLNWENSEYLWIAVDELKNYNSVPSLEKVLLNLL
- a CDS encoding prephenate dehydrogenase, coding for MKKKITIIGIGGQMGQWFAKYFLANDFEVTGYDSENKIQGKGIIQSDSLVGGILKADYVVLCTPTRRTPEIIRLIAKEMKRGTYLIEISSEKSKVVTSLSKMPAKINPICIHPMFGPGAKSIKGQNIISVPIKDAKKELAVVKELFDGANFVTIDAVEHDKKIAVILGLTHLMNLVFANIISKDEKMSLTEKMSGTTFRVQKILAESIMTESPELIETIIANPEIRRVAEELWKDIGRLLTAVQESKTEEVIDYIKNCQEKLSANTNLEDSYKKLTKMVHAVEK